From Draconibacterium halophilum, one genomic window encodes:
- a CDS encoding NUDIX hydrolase, with protein sequence MATNHHIKVSEVLDHISLDCVIFGFHDNELKVLMLRLKHTKAYGLPGGFLKYDETLEQAAERTLKERTGLDNIFLKQFKVFSNPDRNKPQKPNPEFLENEPPEVVEFFKKRFISIGFYALVEFSKVNPQPDALSEACEWISPFADIEMYLDHKNIIDKALTTLRIQLNQQPIGLKLLPRKFTMPQLQKLYETILGRELDRRNFQRKILSYKILNKLNERKTGGAHKAPFLYEFKRESYKKALEDGLSGDW encoded by the coding sequence TTGGCAACTAATCATCATATAAAGGTTTCGGAAGTTCTCGATCATATTTCTCTCGATTGTGTAATATTTGGTTTTCACGACAACGAACTAAAGGTTTTAATGCTACGTTTAAAACACACAAAAGCCTACGGTTTACCCGGAGGATTTTTAAAATACGACGAGACACTGGAACAAGCAGCAGAGCGAACGTTAAAAGAACGAACCGGACTGGATAACATTTTTCTGAAGCAATTTAAAGTATTCAGCAATCCGGACAGGAATAAACCCCAAAAGCCCAATCCTGAATTTTTAGAAAATGAACCGCCAGAGGTTGTCGAATTCTTTAAAAAACGATTCATTTCAATTGGATTTTATGCATTGGTTGAGTTTTCGAAAGTAAATCCACAACCCGATGCACTTTCAGAGGCCTGCGAATGGATCAGCCCGTTTGCCGATATTGAGATGTATCTCGACCACAAAAACATTATCGATAAAGCGCTAACAACGTTGCGCATACAACTTAACCAGCAACCTATTGGATTAAAACTGCTGCCCCGCAAATTTACCATGCCGCAATTGCAAAAGTTGTACGAAACGATTTTAGGACGCGAACTCGACCGTAGAAATTTTCAACGCAAGATTTTATCGTATAAAATTCTGAACAAGCTGAATGAGCGGAAAACAGGCGGAGCACACAAAGCACCGTTCCTATACGAATTTAAACGCGAGAGCTACAAAAAAGCTCTTGAAGATGGACTGAGTGGCGATTGGTAA
- a CDS encoding AraC family transcriptional regulator: MSKDYFKYLTTAEDDINWGLYLSVAGTARIKPETLYPPQKHPSKYYFDWKTGRILDEYQLNYITEGSGIFENEHEKFQVKPGSLILIFPNQWHRYRPLKKTGWIENYVGFKGQIADELLKNPAFSRRQPVIQCGIKEEIIDTYLKINDLVEKERPGFQQIASGMVVKLLGYIVSFEKRKGFSGKHIAKVIEEVRFEMRQNAAQEFDLEELARQHNVGYSYFRKMFKKYTGVSPGQYHLQLRIIRAKELLISTDKSIKEISLELGFQTIHYFSLIFKKKVGMNPSEFRKRLN; the protein is encoded by the coding sequence ATGAGCAAGGACTATTTTAAATATCTTACAACTGCAGAGGACGATATAAATTGGGGTTTATATTTAAGTGTTGCAGGAACGGCACGCATAAAGCCGGAAACTTTGTATCCGCCGCAAAAACATCCTTCAAAATATTATTTTGACTGGAAAACTGGAAGGATTTTGGACGAATACCAGCTCAACTATATTACCGAAGGAAGCGGTATTTTTGAGAATGAGCACGAAAAATTTCAGGTAAAACCGGGGAGTTTAATCTTAATCTTCCCCAACCAGTGGCACCGTTACCGTCCGCTAAAAAAAACCGGGTGGATAGAAAACTATGTTGGATTTAAAGGCCAGATTGCCGATGAGCTTTTAAAAAACCCGGCATTCTCGCGCAGACAGCCTGTTATACAATGCGGAATTAAAGAAGAAATTATTGATACCTATTTGAAAATTAATGATCTGGTGGAGAAAGAGCGCCCCGGATTTCAGCAAATAGCATCCGGAATGGTTGTAAAACTGTTGGGGTATATCGTATCATTCGAAAAACGAAAAGGATTCTCAGGGAAACATATTGCCAAAGTAATTGAGGAGGTGCGTTTTGAAATGCGCCAAAATGCTGCACAGGAATTCGACCTGGAAGAGTTGGCGCGCCAGCATAATGTTGGGTACTCCTATTTCCGGAAAATGTTTAAAAAATACACGGGTGTTTCTCCGGGACAGTATCATTTGCAGCTACGAATCATCAGGGCAAAGGAGTTGTTAATTTCTACCGACAAAAGTATTAAAGAGATCAGTCTGGAGCTTGGTTTTCAAACCATTCACTATTTCAGTTTGATCTTTAAAAAGAAAGTAGGAATGAACCCTTCCGAATTTCGCAAACGTCTGAATTGA
- a CDS encoding MotA/TolQ/ExbB proton channel family protein produces the protein MNSIIDKLNDGGPAFTYIIMLAFLVLIGLFVRGIIIKGDKYKTIELMKSISWFAVAWGFLGRTFGLISIFDKVQAMGDVAPSVFADGLKIALVAPLCGILVFALTRLGIVVLIQLQKDFKPQENN, from the coding sequence ATGAATTCAATAATTGACAAACTAAACGATGGCGGCCCCGCTTTTACCTACATTATTATGCTGGCATTTTTGGTACTAATCGGGCTGTTTGTGCGGGGTATTATCATAAAAGGCGATAAGTACAAAACCATTGAATTGATGAAATCGATAAGCTGGTTTGCTGTAGCCTGGGGATTCTTAGGTCGCACTTTTGGACTAATCTCGATTTTCGATAAAGTTCAGGCAATGGGAGATGTAGCGCCAAGTGTATTTGCCGACGGATTAAAGATAGCATTGGTTGCTCCCTTGTGCGGAATTCTTGTTTTTGCGTTAACACGATTGGGAATCGTTGTATTAATACAACTACAAAAAGATTTTAAACCACAGGAAAACAATTAA
- a CDS encoding DUF5995 family protein, with product MKPIENIDDVILTLNLIIEESLKTGDTLGYFAVLYQKVTVKVKEEIKNNYFDDGPRMAKLDVVFAKRYIDAYFAWMNNEPVTQSWEIAFTAASNNNLLVVQHLLLGMNAHINLDLGIAAAEISSTNSIEELEDDFNRINEILASMVDEVQQGLSSIWPFLRKLLLWLGQVDNLLVDFSMKIARKGAWKYAKEVAAVEKTGWPKTIKIRDEKVADKTRLITDPGKIIRFLFQIIRWTERGTVSDKIQKLRR from the coding sequence ATGAAACCAATCGAAAATATTGACGATGTTATTCTCACGCTGAATTTAATTATTGAAGAATCATTAAAAACCGGCGATACACTGGGTTATTTTGCAGTGCTCTACCAAAAAGTGACAGTCAAAGTAAAAGAAGAAATTAAGAATAATTACTTTGATGATGGCCCGCGAATGGCGAAGCTCGATGTTGTTTTTGCCAAACGTTACATCGATGCCTATTTTGCGTGGATGAATAACGAGCCGGTAACACAATCGTGGGAAATTGCTTTTACAGCGGCTTCAAACAATAATCTGCTGGTGGTTCAACATCTTTTACTGGGAATGAACGCCCATATTAATCTCGATCTTGGCATAGCGGCCGCAGAAATTTCAAGCACTAATTCTATCGAAGAGCTGGAAGATGATTTTAATCGAATAAACGAAATACTGGCTTCGATGGTTGACGAAGTGCAGCAAGGACTTTCTTCCATCTGGCCGTTTTTACGCAAACTGCTTTTATGGTTAGGGCAAGTTGATAATTTGCTGGTCGATTTTAGTATGAAGATTGCCCGCAAAGGAGCCTGGAAATATGCAAAAGAAGTAGCTGCTGTTGAAAAAACTGGTTGGCCGAAAACCATCAAAATCAGAGATGAAAAAGTAGCCGATAAAACCCGGCTGATTACCGATCCGGGAAAAATTATCCGCTTTTTGTTTCAAATCATTCGCTGGACAGAACGCGGAACGGTAAGCGATAAAATTCAAAAATTAAGGCGATGA
- a CDS encoding ABC transporter ATP-binding protein, producing MIQVENLVFQYPGNDGPTLKGLDFSIKKGEIFGFLGPSGAGKSTAQKVLYKILEGYKGQVNIDGKNLSEWNNSYFERIGVGFELPNHYQKLTGRENLELFAAFYPNSAKKTMLELFEMVDLQDAMDKPVETYSKGMKMRLNFIRAIQHDPDILFFDEPTTGLDPVNAHKIKQHILDLKNCGKTIFVTTHSMETADGICDRVSFIVDGKLVLTDTPRNLKSSYGKEAVKVDLKSGKSEEFPLKNLGVNPEFLDFIKKDAVKRIHTLEATLEEVFIRVTGKSLDHE from the coding sequence ATGATACAAGTTGAAAATTTGGTGTTTCAATACCCCGGAAACGATGGGCCAACATTAAAAGGTCTTGATTTTTCCATTAAAAAAGGGGAGATATTTGGCTTTCTAGGTCCTTCGGGAGCGGGGAAAAGTACCGCGCAAAAAGTGTTGTATAAAATTCTGGAGGGCTACAAAGGACAAGTGAATATTGATGGGAAAAATCTTTCGGAGTGGAATAATTCTTATTTCGAACGTATTGGAGTAGGATTTGAGTTGCCCAATCATTACCAGAAATTAACGGGGAGGGAAAACCTGGAGTTGTTTGCTGCTTTTTATCCAAACAGCGCGAAAAAAACGATGTTGGAACTTTTTGAAATGGTTGACCTGCAGGACGCCATGGATAAACCGGTTGAAACCTATTCGAAAGGCATGAAAATGCGCCTGAATTTTATTCGCGCCATTCAGCACGATCCTGATATTTTGTTTTTTGATGAGCCAACCACCGGTCTTGATCCGGTAAATGCACACAAAATAAAACAGCATATTCTGGATTTGAAAAACTGTGGAAAAACCATTTTTGTAACCACGCACAGTATGGAAACTGCAGATGGTATCTGCGATCGTGTATCGTTTATTGTGGATGGGAAACTGGTGCTGACCGATACACCACGAAACCTGAAAAGCAGTTATGGGAAAGAAGCTGTTAAAGTTGATTTAAAAAGTGGCAAATCAGAGGAATTTCCGCTGAAGAATCTGGGTGTTAATCCGGAATTTCTGGACTTTATAAAAAAGGATGCGGTAAAGCGTATTCATACGCTTGAAGCTACTTTGGAAGAGGTTTTTATACGTGTAACCGGAAAATCACTCGATCATGAATAG
- a CDS encoding tetratricopeptide repeat protein translates to MKLTMNILPTIALCLFTFSLAAQANTSIPIEGKWVRMSQTGPVSLEFKNDGTVAVDFNDNQNVDVVTDYKVDKNTVRFDDQEGIMCPESGTYKIIKTDYYLAFDLIDDMCNGRIKMTMGFWTKPNFQDLLEELSQKISISENPDLNLTRARIYLAIGKSKEAKADLDVYIAQYTNDARAYINRAGTRFPADMEGAVSDCNHAIELDPDNKNAWFLRGLARYELGEKEQACADFNRAIELGFSILRIAEKQRCAEIWKE, encoded by the coding sequence ATGAAACTCACAATGAATATACTACCAACCATTGCTCTGTGTCTTTTCACCTTCTCATTAGCTGCACAGGCAAACACATCTATACCAATTGAAGGGAAATGGGTTAGAATGAGCCAGACAGGACCTGTTTCGTTGGAATTTAAAAACGACGGAACGGTTGCAGTTGATTTTAACGACAACCAAAACGTTGACGTGGTGACCGATTACAAAGTTGATAAAAATACAGTTCGTTTCGATGATCAAGAAGGCATTATGTGCCCGGAATCCGGAACATATAAAATTATAAAAACCGATTATTACCTGGCTTTCGATTTAATTGACGACATGTGCAACGGGCGGATAAAAATGACCATGGGTTTCTGGACAAAACCAAACTTCCAGGATTTATTAGAGGAACTGTCGCAAAAGATTTCAATAAGTGAAAATCCTGACCTAAATCTTACACGTGCCAGAATTTACCTTGCCATAGGGAAATCGAAAGAAGCCAAAGCAGATCTCGATGTTTACATTGCACAATATACGAATGATGCCAGAGCCTACATTAACCGGGCAGGAACCCGGTTTCCTGCCGACATGGAAGGAGCAGTGTCTGATTGCAACCACGCAATTGAGCTGGATCCGGATAACAAAAATGCCTGGTTCCTTCGAGGGCTGGCTCGTTACGAATTGGGAGAGAAAGAACAAGCCTGTGCAGACTTTAACCGGGCAATTGAACTGGGATTTTCAATTTTACGCATTGCCGAGAAACAGAGGTGTGCTGAAATTTGGAAAGAGTAA
- a CDS encoding fluoroquinolone export ABC transporter permease subunit produces MNSFGSQLKWQFVLLQKNSIIAVSFAVTLMYGLVLYFLRDINGLDKLVVALVLNDPSVIGYFFIALSIYIELKHQILQAIFVTPFNLHHLLISKVISISLIGAVCSLGLAFSVKGFDFNIVLFAIGSLAISVLSALLGLYMLTFSDEILKFTMTSIPVFLVFVNLPLIQYLGVLELGVVKYILPIQGSLDLIDYAVSGTTVNFVYAVVSIVVFIPLFYWMAFRRFSSKIVHQ; encoded by the coding sequence ATGAATAGCTTTGGTTCGCAATTAAAATGGCAGTTTGTTTTGCTGCAAAAGAATAGCATTATCGCGGTCAGTTTTGCGGTAACGCTGATGTACGGGCTCGTGCTGTATTTCCTGCGTGATATTAATGGTTTGGATAAATTGGTGGTAGCACTTGTTTTGAATGATCCGTCGGTAATTGGTTACTTTTTTATTGCATTGTCCATTTATATCGAGCTGAAACATCAGATTTTGCAGGCAATATTTGTAACGCCCTTCAACTTGCATCATTTGCTGATCTCAAAAGTTATTTCCATTTCTCTGATTGGCGCGGTTTGCTCCCTGGGACTGGCTTTTTCAGTAAAAGGATTCGATTTTAATATTGTCCTGTTTGCTATTGGCTCGCTTGCTATTTCTGTTCTTTCAGCTTTGCTGGGATTGTATATGCTTACTTTTTCAGATGAGATCTTAAAGTTTACCATGACTTCCATTCCCGTATTCCTTGTATTTGTAAACCTGCCGCTCATTCAATATCTCGGAGTATTGGAGTTGGGCGTAGTGAAATATATTCTCCCCATTCAGGGAAGTCTCGACCTGATAGATTACGCGGTTAGCGGCACGACAGTTAATTTTGTTTATGCCGTTGTTTCTATCGTTGTTTTTATTCCGCTTTTTTACTGGATGGCATTTCGCCGCTTTTCAAGCAAAATCGTTCACCAATAA
- a CDS encoding sensor histidine kinase, which translates to MKKINFKTILFHSLFWVAVWFFFFYFFSYNSDKVDYALWFSSGLLPLTIGVTYFVNYHLIPRYLLAKRYWKFALYSFYTFVYISYVISLLIYTCLILVLKFNLNEMPPMSKNFFFVLLLVIIVVGVISFVSILNQSFKTATANKELQNKILETQLQLKEQELHYLKRQIHPHFLFNTLNTIYGFALKQSKQTPDIILKLSNLLDYILYQVNKPLVSLKEEVLHIQEYIELEKVRFQDTLKVDFSASEINDEIQVAPMLLIPFVENAFKHGNLVNGFLRIKIEVRVDNDCLEFVIGNSFIQEDNEHKNGGLGLLNIRKRLDLNYPNNYELTNEIKENWYFAKLVICDLTKTKQSDRGDE; encoded by the coding sequence TTGAAGAAAATAAACTTTAAGACAATCCTTTTCCATTCGCTGTTTTGGGTGGCGGTTTGGTTTTTCTTTTTCTATTTTTTTAGCTACAACTCTGATAAAGTTGATTATGCGCTGTGGTTTTCAAGTGGACTATTGCCGCTAACTATTGGTGTTACCTATTTTGTAAATTACCACCTCATTCCCCGTTATCTGCTGGCTAAACGCTACTGGAAATTTGCCCTTTACAGCTTTTATACTTTCGTCTATATTTCCTACGTTATTTCCTTGCTGATTTATACCTGTCTTATTCTTGTGCTCAAATTTAACCTGAATGAGATGCCACCAATGAGCAAGAATTTCTTCTTCGTTCTACTGCTGGTTATAATTGTTGTTGGGGTAATTAGTTTTGTAAGCATTCTAAACCAGAGCTTTAAAACAGCTACTGCAAACAAAGAGTTACAGAATAAAATTCTGGAAACGCAACTTCAGTTAAAAGAGCAGGAACTGCACTATTTAAAACGCCAGATCCATCCGCATTTTCTTTTCAATACTTTAAATACAATTTATGGATTTGCCCTGAAGCAGTCGAAACAAACGCCCGATATAATTCTGAAACTTTCGAATTTGCTGGATTATATTTTGTACCAGGTAAACAAACCACTTGTAAGTTTAAAAGAAGAGGTACTGCATATTCAGGAGTACATTGAGTTGGAAAAAGTGCGTTTTCAGGATACGTTGAAAGTGGATTTTAGTGCATCTGAAATTAATGATGAAATTCAGGTGGCGCCCATGTTGTTAATACCTTTTGTTGAAAATGCCTTTAAACATGGTAACTTAGTGAATGGATTTTTGAGGATAAAAATTGAAGTTCGGGTTGACAATGACTGCCTGGAATTTGTGATAGGAAATTCATTTATTCAAGAGGATAACGAACATAAAAATGGCGGGCTTGGGCTGTTGAATATCCGAAAACGGCTGGATTTAAATTACCCGAATAATTATGAGCTTACAAACGAAATAAAAGAGAATTGGTACTTTGCAAAACTTGTGATTTGCGACCTGACAAAAACAAAACAATCAGACCGGGGAGATGAGTAA
- a CDS encoding LytR/AlgR family response regulator transcription factor, giving the protein MSKIRCIIVDDEPMAREILESHLRKIETVEVVALCKNAIEAFNVISSQPIDLVFLDINMPEISGLSFAKSINNSVKVIFTTAYREYAVDGFDLQAVDYLLKPISFGRLMQSINKYLSENQQVDFDEPARIEPEQSESIFVRSDRKMIKINFPEILYIESLADYIKIHLVDKTVVTRETISSIEAKLPQQDFLRVHRSFIVAVNAINSFTSEIIEIGKKQIPVSRSYKDVVLHKLQF; this is encoded by the coding sequence ATGAGTAAAATACGTTGCATTATAGTCGATGACGAGCCCATGGCACGCGAAATTCTGGAGAGCCATCTCCGGAAGATCGAAACCGTTGAAGTGGTGGCGTTGTGTAAAAATGCCATCGAGGCATTTAATGTGATCAGCAGTCAGCCTATCGATTTGGTTTTTCTCGATATAAATATGCCGGAGATTTCGGGCTTGTCATTCGCCAAATCCATTAATAATTCGGTAAAAGTGATTTTTACAACAGCTTACCGCGAATATGCTGTTGATGGTTTTGATTTACAGGCGGTAGATTATTTGCTAAAACCTATTTCGTTTGGCCGCCTGATGCAAAGTATCAACAAATACCTGAGCGAAAATCAGCAGGTGGATTTTGACGAGCCGGCACGGATTGAGCCCGAACAAAGCGAATCGATATTTGTGCGCTCCGACCGGAAAATGATAAAAATTAATTTCCCGGAAATCCTTTACATTGAAAGTCTTGCCGATTATATTAAAATACACCTGGTTGATAAAACAGTTGTAACGCGAGAAACTATTTCCAGCATCGAAGCCAAATTACCTCAACAGGATTTTCTGCGCGTGCATCGTTCGTTTATAGTGGCTGTTAATGCCATCAACTCATTCACTTCAGAAATAATCGAAATTGGTAAAAAGCAAATACCGGTAAGCCGCAGTTATAAAGATGTGGTGCTACATAAGCTTCAGTTTTGA
- the rhaM gene encoding L-rhamnose mutarotase: MKRLAFKMYLNEGQKEEYIKRHYEIWPELKQLLKEAGVCEYSIFLDEETNTLFAFQKVNGDGGSQDLGQKEIVQKWWAYMKDIMKSNPDNSPVSVPLEEVFYME, from the coding sequence ATGAAACGTTTAGCTTTTAAAATGTACCTCAACGAAGGGCAGAAAGAGGAATATATAAAACGTCATTATGAAATATGGCCGGAACTAAAGCAGCTGTTAAAAGAGGCGGGCGTTTGCGAATATTCCATTTTTTTGGATGAGGAAACCAATACCTTGTTTGCCTTTCAGAAAGTAAATGGTGACGGAGGCTCGCAGGATTTGGGGCAAAAAGAGATCGTACAAAAGTGGTGGGCTTACATGAAAGATATCATGAAGTCGAACCCCGATAATTCGCCAGTGTCTGTTCCGCTGGAAGAAGTTTTTTACATGGAATAG
- a CDS encoding TetR/AcrR family transcriptional regulator, with protein MPKETFIKLKEEKKKQITDAFLREFAVKTYDEASISMVVKQLGIAKGSVYQYFNDKLDLFMYLVGESVAVKSRYTASLKREDYSDFWTYFSDLYVYGFQFDDENPLQSHFLHNLTQNLNSPSIKHLYNELLSQVVTGFEKMAEYEVQEGLFRSDIPVKTQGFFLYKIGISIQEQLEVTGVINPKESIKTQQPVYFGKKNDLMEVVADYIKLAKPAFDKN; from the coding sequence ATGCCAAAAGAGACATTTATAAAGCTAAAAGAGGAAAAGAAAAAGCAAATTACAGATGCTTTTTTAAGGGAGTTCGCGGTGAAAACCTACGACGAAGCTTCCATATCTATGGTGGTGAAACAACTGGGAATTGCCAAAGGTAGTGTTTACCAGTATTTCAACGATAAACTTGATTTGTTTATGTATTTGGTAGGTGAATCGGTGGCGGTAAAGTCTCGGTACACAGCTTCATTAAAAAGAGAGGACTACTCTGATTTCTGGACTTATTTTTCTGATTTGTATGTATATGGATTTCAGTTCGATGATGAAAACCCCTTGCAAAGTCATTTTTTGCATAACCTTACACAAAACCTCAATTCACCTTCCATAAAACATTTGTACAACGAGTTGCTGTCGCAGGTTGTGACAGGGTTTGAGAAGATGGCGGAATATGAGGTGCAAGAGGGCTTGTTTCGTTCTGATATTCCGGTAAAAACACAAGGATTTTTTCTGTATAAAATCGGTATCAGTATCCAGGAACAGTTGGAAGTAACCGGCGTAATCAATCCGAAGGAAAGTATAAAAACGCAACAGCCGGTTTATTTCGGAAAAAAGAACGATTTAATGGAGGTTGTTGCTGACTATATTAAACTGGCCAAACCGGCTTTTGATAAAAACTAA
- a CDS encoding L-rhamnose/proton symporter RhaT — translation MQALLGIIFHSLGGMASGSWYMPYNWVNKWRWEIYWIVGGIFSWLIMPYLAVVLTIPDWQGILQSAQGPVIRNTFIMGLLWGVGGLTYGLAIRYLGMSLGNSVLLGITSVVGSLGLPILRNIPGMAELLPDGLSFSDLFSTTGGRIVLLGIVILVVGIILSGRAGIIKDKDLAGNKEGVNKEFKLAKGLIIAVVSGVLSAFFSFGIDTGKEMAEVARSMAVEQNYSFVSESVGGFKYLFENNIIFFVILWGGLTTNLIWSVALIFKNKTGGDFIDRKTPLLRNYLFCALAGTTWFLQFFFYGMGETKIGNGASSWTLHMATIILTANLWGFYRKEWRSVSRRAFNMILFGIGTILLSVIVIGAAKWLYPELNALG, via the coding sequence ATGCAAGCTCTACTTGGAATTATTTTTCATTCGCTTGGCGGAATGGCATCAGGAAGCTGGTACATGCCTTATAACTGGGTGAATAAATGGCGTTGGGAAATCTACTGGATTGTCGGTGGTATTTTCTCCTGGCTAATTATGCCTTATTTAGCCGTTGTTTTAACTATCCCAGATTGGCAGGGAATTCTTCAATCAGCTCAGGGACCTGTTATCAGAAATACTTTTATTATGGGTTTGCTTTGGGGGGTAGGAGGACTTACTTATGGCCTTGCAATTCGTTATTTGGGCATGTCCTTGGGTAATTCTGTTTTATTAGGAATTACGTCTGTGGTCGGGTCGCTGGGTTTACCGATATTACGTAATATTCCCGGAATGGCAGAGTTGCTTCCCGATGGACTTTCATTTTCTGACCTTTTTAGTACTACCGGTGGTAGAATAGTGTTGTTAGGTATAGTTATCCTGGTGGTCGGTATTATTCTTAGCGGACGTGCAGGTATTATAAAGGATAAGGATCTGGCCGGGAACAAAGAGGGTGTTAATAAAGAATTTAAACTTGCCAAAGGCCTAATAATTGCAGTTGTATCAGGTGTTTTAAGTGCATTCTTTAGTTTCGGAATCGATACCGGAAAAGAAATGGCCGAAGTAGCCCGGTCGATGGCTGTGGAGCAAAACTATTCTTTCGTGAGTGAATCGGTAGGCGGATTTAAATACCTCTTCGAAAACAACATTATATTTTTTGTGATTCTGTGGGGTGGTCTAACAACTAACCTGATCTGGTCGGTTGCACTGATCTTTAAAAATAAAACAGGCGGCGACTTTATTGACAGGAAAACGCCGTTACTGAGAAACTATCTTTTTTGTGCACTCGCCGGAACTACATGGTTTCTTCAGTTCTTCTTTTATGGAATGGGCGAAACCAAAATTGGCAACGGTGCCAGTTCGTGGACACTTCACATGGCTACCATTATACTTACGGCCAACTTGTGGGGATTTTACAGAAAAGAGTGGCGAAGTGTTTCCAGAAGAGCTTTTAATATGATTCTTTTTGGAATCGGAACCATTCTTTTATCGGTAATCGTAATAGGAGCGGCCAAATGGCTATATCCTGAATTAAATGCTTTAGGATAA